CGATCTCTCCGCCGCGATCCGCGAGTCGGTTTCCTACGAGACTGGCGGCTCCGACATGGAGTCGACGGCCGAAAGCGCGATCGAGGCCGGCGCCGGTGTCTGCCAGGACCACGCACACATCTTCATCGCCGCCGCCCGACACCTGGGCTACGGAGCCCGCTACGTCAGCGGGTATCTCCTGATCGACGACGTCATCGATCAGGATGCCACCCACGCCTGGGCCGAGGTGTGGGTCAATGGCCTGGGATGGCTCGGATTCGACGTGTCCAACGGAATCTCGCCCGACGACCGATACGTTCGGGTCGCGACCGGGCTCGAGTACCGCGACGCCGCCCCGATCTCCGGGATCACATCCGGCGCGGGTGACCAATCGCTCGAAGTGGAGCTCCAGGTGCACGACGGTTCAGGACAGCAGGAAACAGGACAGCAGGGTTCGGTGGCCCAACAGTGACGTATTGCGTGGGCGTGCAGCTCGATCGTGGCCTCGTCTTCATGTCCGACACCCGAACGAACTCCGGTGTCGACAACATCTCGGTGTTTCGCAAGATGCACCAGTGGTCGGTGCCCGGCGACCGGGTGATCACCATCTTGAGCGCGGGGAACCTGGGCACCACACAATCGGTGATCAGCCTTCTCGAGGAACGCACCAAGGTGCCCGAGGACAGGCAACCGTCGATCCTCGAGGTGCCGACGATGTTCCAGGTGGCCGAGCTCGTCGGTGGGCTCGTGCGCGACACCATTGCCCGTCACCTCGAGGGCGGCCAGCAGGCCGAGGCGAAGTTCAACGCCACCCTGATCGTCGGCGGGCAGATCGCGGGAATGCCGCCGCGCCTGTTCCTCGTCTACCCGGAAGGCAACTTCATCGAGGCCAGCGACGACACCCCGTTCATGCAGATCGGCGAGACCAAGTACGGTCGCCCGATCCTGCTGCGGGCCTACGACCCGAAGATGTCGTTCGAGGACGCGGTGAAGCTCCTGCTCGTTTCGTTCGATTCCACCATCAAGGCAAACCTCTCGGTCGGCGCACCCCTCGACGTGTCGGTCTACGAAACCGACTCGCTCGAACCCCGACCGATCCTGCGCATCGACGGCGGCGACGAGTACTTCCGGTCGATCTCCGACCGTTGGGGTGACGCGCTGCGCCGGGCGTTCCAGTCGCTGCCCGACTTCGATTTCGACGGCTACCGGTGAGCCTCCCGGTCGGCGAGGTCACGAGCCTTCGCCCCGAGGGCCGGATCGTGAGCGCCCACATCGAGGCGACGATCGAGTCGCGTTCGACGCAGGCGCTCGCCATTGCTGTGGCCGACGGTTATTCGTGCGACGAGCAGTTCGACGCCTCGGTCGACGGGCGGCCCCTGCCGGTCGAGGTGGTGGTCACCGCACACGACGGCCGGGTACACCTGCTGCGTGACGCGCCCCCGGGTCGGCTGGTGGTCGACTATCAGGCCAGGGTCACAGGCGCTGCTCCCGCCGCGTCCGTCGACGACTCGCAATGGCTGCGCTATCTGCGCCCCAGCCGCTACTGCGAGTCCGATCGCATCGGGCCGTTCGCCCGATCGGAGTTCGCCGGCCTCAGCACCGAGGGGCTGATCGCGGCGGTGCCGTCGTGGGTGGCGGCCCGCACCCGCTACGTACCGGGCGCATCGCGCCCGACCGATGGCGCGGTCGCGACATTGATGGCCGGTGAGGGTGTGTGTCGCGACTTCGCCCACCTCACCGCGGCGCTGCTTCGGGCCAACGACGTGGCCGCCCGCGTGGTGTCGGTCTACGCCCCTGGTCTGAGTCCGATGGACTTCCACGCCGTGACCGAAGCACTCGTCGCCGGCCGCTGGGTCGTGGTCGACTCGACCGGTCTGGCCCCGCGACAATCGCTGGTTCGCATCGCCACGGGTGCTGATGCGGCGGACACCGCGTTCCTCTCCACCATCGGTGGCCGGCTCGATCTGACCGGCATGGAAGTGACGGCCGTGGCCGATCCCGACCTGCCGATCGACGACCTCTCGATGGCCGAGGAACTCCGGTGAGGCTCGGTTCGGGCGAGATTGCCCGCCATGAACCGGGTTTGGGCAAGACTGCCCAACCATGAACATCGAGCAGAGCCCGGAGACGTCGATCATGGCCGGACGGCGGGTGCTCGTCGTGGGTGCGTCCTCCGGCATCGGCGCGTCGACCGCGAAGGCCGTGATCGCGGCCGGCGGCGAGGTCACGGTCTCGGCGCGGCGTGAGGACGCGCTGCGGCGGCTGGTCGACGAGATGGGTGCCGGCCACGTCGCAGTGGGCGACGCTGCCGTGCGGGCCGATGCCGAACGGGTCGCCGCCACGGCGGCCGAGGCGATGGGCGGCATCGATCTCATGGTCTTCGTCGCCGGCTACGGGCCCCTGCAGAAGATCGCCGACTGCGATGTCGACCTGTGGGCCGACGTGTACAAGGTCAATGTCGGCGGCGCGAACCTGGCGGCCGGCGCCGCCCTGGCCCACATGGATCGCAACGGCATCTGCGCCTTCGTCTCCTCCCGCACCGTCGAAGACGCCAACCCGTTCTTCGCGGCCTACTCCGCCTCGAAGGCGGCGCTCGACCAGTGCATTCGGGTGTGGCGGCTCGAACACCCGGATCGTCGGTTCGTCCGCATAGTGATGGGCAACACCGGTCCCACCGACTTCGCCAACAACATGGGCGACATGGAGTTGCTCGGTGAGGCCCTCGACGAATGGGGTCGGCACGCGATTCCGGGCGGGATGATGGACGTCGACGATGTCGGGACCGCCATGGTGTCGTCGTTGTCGGTGGCGCTCGCTCATCCCGAGATCGCTGCGACCGAGCTGAAGTTCGACGCCCGGCCCGTCTGACCGGCCGACGCGGTCAGTCGTCCACGACCAACCGCACTCCACCGTCGACCTCGCGCAGGAGGCCGGCGCTGGGTGCGCCGAAGTGCGTCCCGATCACGAGTGTGTCGGTGCCCACCGTCTCCGCGACGAATGCGCGACGCGTCGCCGTGGACCCGGCCTGGTCGGTGTCGGCCGACGAAGCGATCTCCGGGCGCGCCAGCTGGATCGGGTTGTGGGCGAGATCGCCGGTGATGATGGCTCGCTCACCCTGTGAAGTGATCTCGACGCTGCAGTGACCGGGCGTGTGTCCGATGGTCGGAATGAGTCGGACGCCGGATGCGAGCGCACACGGGGGATCGACGAGGTCGACGAGCCCGGCCTCGATGACCGGGCGAACCGAGTCCTGGAAGGGCATCGCGTGCATGTGGTCGCCCGCGCACTCCGCCAGCCAGTGGTCGTATTCGACCCGGGAGAACAGGTAGCGGGCTGCGGGAAACGTCGGCACCCAGGCACCGTCGACCCACCGCGTGTTCCACCCGACATGGTCCATGTGGAGATGCGTACAGGTGACGACATCGATCGTTCCCGGGTCGAGTCCTGCGGCTGCGAGGTCGGCGAGGAAGCTCGACTGGCGATGATCGAAGATGTCGAAGCCGGGACGGGACTTGTCGTTGCCGAGACAGGTGTCGACCACGACCCGGCGGCCGTCGGACTCGATCACCAGCGCTTGGAAGCGCACGTGCATGTGCTCGTCGTCGACTGCCCAGCGGGGGATCAGCCAGGTCTCTTCGCTCACGACATCTGGCGTCGCGGTGGGGAGGAGGCCGACGAACGGAATGGGCAGGTCCATCTCGACGATCGCGGTGACGGTGATGTCGCCGATCTGCCATGTGGTGGTCATCGGCGTCGCTCTCCCGGATCGATCTCATCGAGCAAGACCACGGTTTGGGCGGAACGGACTGCGGGGACGGCGTGGAGTTGCACGAGCACGACATCGCGTAGCTCGTCGAGGTCAGCACAGCGGACCCGTAGCACGATGTCGAATTGACCCGTGGCGAGGCCCACCCAATCGACGGCATCGATGGCGGCCAGGTCGGTCTGGGCTTCGCGCCACTTGTCCTGGGCGACGTCGACCATCACGAGTGCGGTCATCCGCAGCCCGAGCCGAGCCGGGTCGACCGTGGCGGCGAAGCCGCGGATCACGCCGTCGTCGACCAGGCGATCGAAGCGGGTGTAGGCGGTCGCTCTGGCGATGCCGAGGCGTTCGGCCAGGACGGGCACCGAGACGCGACCGTCGCGACGCAGTTCGTCGATCATCTGGCGGTCGATGTCATCCAGCTCGTCCATTGAATGATCATCTCATGTCGAGCGAGTGAGAGAGCAGAAGGTCTGGAATCAGAGGAACTTCTCCGACGCCCGCGGTGAATGGCCCAGAATCGAAACATGAACGTCTCTCCCGAGTACGTCCGGCGCCGTGAGGAGATCGCGGCGCGGGCGGCCGGACCTGGTGAGCGACCCGAGGACATCGCCTACACCTCGGTGGAGGACGACGTCTGGGCGACGGTGTCGACAGCCCTTCGGGCGGGCTGGGCCGAGCACGCGGCCGCACCGGTGTTGGCCGGGATCGACACGCTCGGCCTCGACCCTCGCCGGGTGCCGCAGTTGACCGAGGTGACCGAGCGCCTCGAGCCGGTCAGCGGCTATCGGTTCGAGGCGGTGGCCGGCCTCGTCGACACCGACGTGTTCTTCGGCCACCTGGCGAAGGGCGTGTTCCTCTCGACCCAGTACGTGCGCTGGGAGGGAAGTCCGCTCTACACGCCGGAGCCCGATGTGATCCACGAGGTGTTCGGCCACGCCCACGTGCTCACCTGTCCTCAGATCGCCGGCCTGCACCGTCGGGCGGGCGCCGCGTACTCCCGGCTCGAGAGTGCCGTCGCCCGTCAGTTCGTGGCCGACGTGTTCTGGTTCTCGGCCGAGTTCGGGGTCGTGCGCGATCGCGGTGAGTGGCGTGCCTACGGCGCCGGGCTGCTGAGCTCGATCGGCGAGCTCTCCCAGTTCGCGACGCAAGCCACCATCCGGCCCCTCGATGTCGAGGCGATGGGCACGCTGTCCTACGACATCGACCACTACCAGCCGGTGTTGTTCGGGGCCGAGTCGCTCGACGAGGTGCAGACGGTGGTCGGCGGCTTCTTCGACGACTGCACCGACCATTCGATCCAGGCGCACCTGTCCCACTCGTCTCATCTCGGAGGACCCTCATGACCGCGACCGCGCATCCGACCACGGCTCCGGCGGCTCGGCTCAAGGGCTGGGACTCGATCGAGATGTGGGTGGGCAACGCCCGGGCCACCGCGGGTTTTCTCAGCGCGGCCTACGGCTTCGAGATCACCGGCTACGCCGGGCCCGAGACCGGCCTCGACGACCGAGCCTCGTATCTCCTCGAGCAGGGCCGGATCCGGCTGGTGGTGACCGCCGGCCTCGATCCCGAGTCCGAGATCTGGACGCATGTCCGCGAGCACGGCGACGGCGCCCACGATCTGGCCTTCGTGGTCGACGACACCGAAGCGACCTATACCGCTGCGGTGGCGCGCGGCGCCCGCAGTGTGCGCGAGCCCTACGAGCTCGAAGACGACCGTGGTGTCCTGCGGCTGTCCGCAGTGGCGACCTATGGCGAGACGAAGCACACGTTCGTCGACCGCCGCGACTACTCGGGTCACTACTGCCCAGGCTTCACCGCTGATGGTCTGCCCGGGGCGTCGCCGGGCTCGCCGGTCGGGCTGGCACGAATCGATCATGTGGTCGGCAATGTCGAGAAGGGGCGACTCGACGAATGGGTGTCGTTCTACGAGGACGTGATGGGGTTCACCCAGTTCCGCACGTTCGACGAGTCACAGATCGCAACGAAGTACTCGGCCCTGCGTTCGACAGTGGTCACCAACGGCGACCCCACACCCGGACGCAGCGTGGTGATGCCGCTCAACGAGCCGGCCGACGGCCTCAAACGAAGCCAGATCCAGGAGTATCTCGACACGTATCGCGGCCCTGGCGTGCAACACGTGGCCATGGCCACCGCCGACATCGCCGGTTCGATCGCCGCGCTGCGCGAGCGGGGCGTGCGCTTCCTCGAGGCCAACGACGACTACTTCGACGACGTGCGCACCCGGCTCGCTCACCTCGAGCTGCCGTGGGAAGAGCTGCGCCGGCTCGGAATCCTGGTCGACGACGAGCCCGACGGGCACCTGCTCCAGTTGTTCACCGAACCGGTGACCGACCGGCCGACGCTGTTCTTCGAGATCATCCAGCGCGGGGGTGCCGTCGGCTTCGGCGAAGGCAACTTCAAGGCACTGTTCGAGTCGATCGAACGGGAACAGGATCGCCGGGGCAATCTTGACTGAGCCGTTCGTCATCGAGGTGCCCGACGGCTCCGATTTCTCGCGAGACAACCTTCCGCTCGGCATCGGTGCACCGGCGGGCGAACGCGACCGGGCGTGGGTTGCCGTGGGTGACCATGCGATCGATCTCGGCACAGTGCAGCGGGCCGGCCTCCTGGAAGGTCTCGGTCTTCCCGACGGATGCTTCGCCGACGACGATCTGCACCGGTTCCTCCGGTCGGGTCCTGGGGTGTGGCACGCCACCCGGCGCCGGTTGGCCGAGCTCGCGAGGGAGCCCGTCGATGCGGGCTGGGTGCGGCTGCGCAGCGATCTCGAGATGAGCTTGCCGATCCGACCCGTGGACTTCGTCGACTTCTACTCGTCGCTGCATCACGCCACGAACCTGGGTCGGCTCTTTCGACCCGACGACGAGCCGTTGTTGCCCAACTGGCGCCACCTGCCTGTCGGCTACCACGGTCGGACCGGCACACTCGTGCCGACGGACTCCGTGATCGCCCGTCCGCATGGTCTGCGGCTGGTCGACGATTCGCCGGTCTTCGGGCCGAGCGCGGCGCTCGACATCGAACTCGAGGTCGGCACCGTCGTCGGCGTCGGGAGCGCCCTGGGCACACCGGTGGCCATCGAGGATGCCGCCGACCATCTCTACGGGATGTGTCTCGTGAACGACTGGTCGGCCCGCGACGTCCAGTCGTTCGAGTACCAGCCATTGGGCCCGTTCCTCGGCAAGAGCTTCGCCACCTCGGTCGGGCCGTGGCTGGTCAGCTTCGAGGCGCTCGAGCCCTACCGAGTGGCATCACCCGTGCAGGACCCACCGGTCAGCGACTATCTGCGCACGAACGAACCGTGGGGGTTCGATCTGCACCTCGAGGTGTGGATCGAGACGGCGGCCATGCGCGCGGCCGGTGAACCCCCGGTGCGCCTGAGCGAAGTGGGGTTCGCCGACATGTACTGGTCGCCCGCGCAGCACGTCGCCCACATGACCGTCAACGGGGCGAGCACGTCCACCGGCGACCTGTTCGCCTCGGGCACGGTGTCGGGACCGTCGCCCGGCTCTCACGGGAGTCTGATCGAGATGACGGCCAACGGGGTCGCGCCGATCGAGCTGCCCGACGGTTCCACGCGATGCTTCCTGGAGGACGGCGACCGGATCATCCTGCGAGGATGGGCAGGTGGAGGCGACCGTCCACGCGTCGGCTTCGGCGAGCTGACGGGCACCATCGATTCGGGAGAACGCTGACCATGCCGCACTATCGACGGGTGGGTTCGGTGCCGCCGAAGCGCCACACCGACCATCGCTCGCCCGAGGGGGAGCGCTACGCCGAGGAACTCATGGGCCGCCGTGGATTCTCGGGCGAATCGTCGCTTCTCTACCACCGCCATTCGCCGTCTGCGGTGCACGCCATCCGCGAGGCCGACGGTGCCCCGGTCACGTCGTCCCTCGAGACGCCGCTCCGACCCCATCACCTGCGACCGGCGACCCTGCCGACGCCATCGGCCGATCCCGTGCGAGGTCGCCAGATGCTGCTGCGCAACGCCGATGTCCGCATCGGCTGGGTCTGCGCCGACACCGACAGTCCGCTGACCCGATCCGTGGTCGGCGACGAGCTCGTCTACGTGCAGTCCGGCTCGGCCACGCTGGCCTCGGTGTTCGGCACGATCACGGTCGGCTCCGGCGACTACGTGGTGGTTCCCTCGGGGGTCAACCACCAATGGACCGATGTGGTCGACCTGCGGGCCCTCGTGATCGAGACCAGCGGCGCGGTGTCGGTGCCCGACCGCTACCTCTCGGCCGGTGGCCAGTTCCTCGAACATGCTCCCTATTGCGAACGCGATCTTCGTGGTCCCGCCGAGTTCGACGCGCGCGACGAGACCGACGTCGACGTGCTCGTGCGGTCGGTCGGTGGCGCCACATGGCACACCCACGCACATCATCCATTCGACGTCGTCGGATGGGACGGCTGCGTCTATCCCTGGGTGCTCAACATCGCCGACTTCGAGCCCGTCGTCGGCAGCATCCACCAGCCGCCGCCCGTCCATCAGACGTTCGCGGCCGACGGACTCGTGGTCTGTTCCTTCGTACCCCGGCCGTTCGATTTCCATCCCGACGCCATCAAGGTGCCCTATCACCACGCCAACGTCGACAGCGACGAGGTGCTGTTCTATTCCGACGGCGACTTCATGAGCCGACGCGGGTCGGGAGTCGAGAAGGAGTCGATCTCCTTTCATCCGGCCGGCTTCGTCCACGGGCCGCAACCCGGCAGCGTCGAGGCGTCGCTCGGTGCTTCGCGCACCGAGGAGACAGCCGTGATGATCGACACGTTCCGGCCGCTCGAGATGACCGATGCGGCGCGGTCGGTGTCCGACCCCGATTATCCGGCGAGCTGGGGCTGACGAGAGACTGAAGGGTCGGGCGCGAAGGGTCTGCGTGTGCGACAGTTCGAGCATGGCTGATTCGCCCTCCGACCACGCGCTCGACGACCTCGATGCGGCGTTGCGAAGCGACATCCGTCGGCTGGGAACCCAGCTCGGCGATGCGCTCGTGCGCCAACACGGCCAGGGCCTGCTGGACCGCGTCGAGCGAGTTCGGGCCATCGCTCGAGAGCTGCGTCGCGACCAGGCGTCCACACGAGAACTGGCCGATGCACTGGAGGACGTGGATCTCGTCGATGCGATCCACCTCGCTCGGGCCTTCACGACCTACTTCCATCTGGCCAACACGGCCGAGCAGGTGCACCGAGTCGACGAGCTGAAGACGGCTCGGTCTCGCGACCGCCGCTTTCCCGAGACCGTGGCGCGGCTCCGGGCGATGGGCCACGACGACGACGCGATCGTGGCCGCAGCCAACTCGCTCGACCTCCGCCCCGTGTTCACCGCGCACCCCACCGAAGCCTCGCGGCGGTCGATTCTCGACAAGCTCGCCGAGATCGCCGCCCTCATCGAGGAGCGGACCGACACTCGGGCCAGCGACACCGATCGCCGTCGCATCGACCGTCGCGTCGACGAACTCGTCGACGCGATCTGGCTGACCGACGAGCTGCGCAGGGCGCAGCCCACGCCGGAGGACGAGGCCCGATCCATCCTGTATTTCCTCGGTGAGATGGTGGTCGACGGTCTTCCCCAGCTGCTCGACGACGTCGACGCGACCCTGTCCGACCTCGGTGGGTCGCTGGGTGGGCCGCTCGGCGACCATGTGCCGGTGCGCTTCGGGTCATGGGTTGGCGGCGATCGCGACGGCAATCCCAACGTCACCCCGTCGACGACACTCGAGGTTCTCGATTTCCAACGTACGAGGGCCCTGCGGATCCTCATCGCCGAGATCGAGCAGCTGTCAGCAGAGCTGTCGGTCGGTGCTGCGGTCGCGGCGGTGTCCGACGAGCTGACGGGCCAGCTCGAGGACGATCGGCGTCGCTTTCCTTCGGTCACGTCGCGATTCGCGACGTTGAGCGCAGGCGAGCCCTACCGCCAGCGCTGTGCGGTGATCCACGAGCGCCTGCTGCGGACCGTGGGTGACGCGTCCGGGCCCCACGCCTACGACCGGCCCGAAGAACTCGCCGCCGATCTCGATCAGATCGCCGACTCCCTGCGTGGCCACGGCGGGGCCCTGCTCGCCGCCGGTCGGGTGGCCCGCGTGCGGCGTCTCGTGTCGACCATCGGGTTCCATCTCGCCACGCTCGACATCCGCCAGCACGCCGTGGTGCTTCACGAGGCACTGGCGCCGTTGTTCGCCGCGCTGGACGTCGACTACGAGGGGCTCGATCGCACCGCCCGCACCCAGTTGTTGGCCGACGAGCTCGCCAACCGTCGGCCCCTCGCGCCGCCGGCAGCTTCGGAGTCACAGACGATCGAGCTCTTCTCGGTCATCCGTGAAGGACTCGATCGAGCCGGCGACGACGTGATGAAGAGCTACATCGTCTCGATGACCCAGGGTGTGGACGACGTGCTCGCCCCGGCGGTGCTCGCCAAGGAGGTCGGCCTGGTCGATGTGCCCGGCGGCGTCGCCCGTATCGGGTTCGTGCCGCTCTTCGAGACGATCGACGACCTTCGCTCCATCGGCGTGGTGTTGCGCGAGCTGCTCGCGGTGCCCGCCTACCGCCGCATCGTCGAACTGCGTGGCGACGTGCAGGAGGTGATGGTGGGGTACTCCGACTCGAACAAGGACGGCGGCATCACCACCTCCCAATGGGAGATCCACAAGGCGCTGCGCGAGATCGCCGCGGTGTCGGCGGAGACCGGTATCCACATCATGGTGTTCCACGGCCGGGGCGGCACCGTGGGTCGTGGGGGTGGGCCGACCAACTCGGCGATCCTCGGACAACCGGCCGGCTCGGTCAACGGCTCGATGAAGATCACCGAGCAGGGCGAAGTGATCGCCGACAAGTACGGGTTGCCCCGCCTCGCTCAGCGCAACCTCGATCTGGCCCTCTCCGCCGTGCTCGAGGCCACGCTGGCCCATGCGGCGCCGCGCAATGATCCGGAGACGGTGGCCGAGTGGAGCGCCGTGATGGAGTCGATGTCGGACTCGGCGTTCGCTGCGTACCGGGCCTTCCTCGAACGACCGGGCCTCGTGGAGTACTTCACCACCTCCACCCCGGTCGAGGAGTTGGGCGCCATGAACATCGGTTCGCGACCGGCCCGTCGGACCACGACCGGCGACGGTCTCGACGGACTCCGCGCCATCCCCTGGGTGTTCGGCTGGACGCAGTCCCGTCAGATCATCCCCGGTTGGTTCGGCGTGGGGACCGGACTGCGGGCGGCCCGAGACGCCGGACACGGTGAGACGCTGGCCCGGATGTTCGCCGAGTGGCAGTTCTTCGGCACGTTCCTGTCCAACGTCGAGATGACCCTGGCGAAGACCGACCTCGCCATCACCCGCAACTATGTCGACCGGCTCGTCGATCCGTCGTTGCACCACCTGTTCGATACCGTGGTCGACGAGCACGACCGCACCGTGGAAGAGCTCGGCCGTCTCACCGGTGGTGACCTGCTGGGCGACCTACCGGTGTTGAAACGCACCCTCGCGGTGCGCGACGTCTACCTCGACCCGATCAACCTGCTCCAGGTCGAACTGCTGGCCCGCAGCCGCGCCGGCGCCGACCCCGAGGAGGCCGAACGGCTCCAGCGCGCCCTGCTCCTCACCGTCAACGGCGTCGCCGCCGGCCTCCGCAACACCGGCTGACCGCAACGGGGGTCTGACCCCATAAGGGCTGGTCGGCGGGGTTTCGTAGCGGCACCGTTGCAATCGGGGTCAGACCCCCGTTGCAAAAGACCCGGTGCGGATCAGGGGGCGAGGGCGGCGAACTCTTCGGCGATGAGCTTGGAGATGCCCTGTTGGTGGGTGGCGCGCCAGTCGCGCCACGGGAAGATGGGTTCCCAACGATGGAGCTTCTCGAAGCTGACGGTGGCGCTCACCATCTCCTCGCTGTCGCCGGCCTCGGCCAGCACCTGGCTGAAGCGGGGGAAGGCGGGACCGGCGATCGTCGAATGACCGAGCATGTCGGCGGCGCGGCCCTCGTCGAGGGCGCCGGCGGCGTAGCTCGAGTTCCCCACGTCTTCGCCACCCACGTGGTTCGACGAGGCGACGTAGCAGATGTTCTCCTGAGCCCGGGTGGCGGTGGTCTGGATCATGTAGTCGCGCTTGCCGGGGCCGACGAAGGTGCCGCACGAGTTGAGGATGATCCGGGCGCCCTTGAGGGCGAGCAGTCGTGACAGCTCGGGATTGAACCAGAAGTCGTAGCAGATCTGCACACCGACCGGTCCGAAGCGGGTCTCGAACACCGGCAGCGAGTCGCCGGGCGTGAACGTGACGCCCTCGGTGACCCAGGGCAGCGACCCGAGGTGGAGCTTCCGATAGGTGCCCTGGATGCCCTCAGGACCGATGAAGGCAACGGCGTTGTAGAGGATCTCGGGGTCGTCGGCGTCGCGCTCCATCATGCCGACCGACACGTAGATGTCGTACTCGGCGCACAACTCGGCGATGCGTTCGGTGGACGGACCCGGAACCGTTTCGGCGAGACCGTGGTGGTAGTCGCAGTGTTCGACCTCTTCGCGGCAAGCGGTGCAGCCGCCCAGACCGGTGAGCGCCTCCTCGGGGAACACGAGGATGTCGACACCCTGGGTACCGGCCTCGCGGATGTTCGCCTCGATCTTCGCCAGGGTCGCAGGTACGTCGCCGCGGACGGCCGTGAAGTTCACGACGCCGATCGTGGCGGTGGTCTCGTAGGCCGCGTAGCGCTCGGGGATCAGGCTCACGACGGCCCCTCGGGGCGCTCACCGGCGATCGTCAGACGGTGCATGATCCGTCGTGAGGTGTAGTCGGGCACCGCGAAGTGCTGGACGGCCCGGTTGTCCCACATCGTCAGATCGCCCTCGCTCCAACGGTGACGGCACTGGAAACCGGGGTAGCCGATGTGGTTCAGGAGCATCGGAAGCAGTGCCTCGGACTCGGCCGCGGTCAGCCCGTCGATCTTCGTGGTGAAGTTGCCGTTGATGAACAGTGTGGTCCGACCGGTTTCGGGATGAACCCGGGCGATCGGATGGTGCACGGGCGGGTAGGCGGCCTGCATCTCGGCGAGGTCGGCGTCGCTGTTGCCGTCGGCGATCGCTCGCGTCAGCGTCTTGGTCAGGTCGTGCGTGGCGGTGAGCCCCGACAGCAGCTCCTGCATGACCGGCGAGAGGGCGTCCCACGCCGCGTACATGTCGGCGAAGCAGGTGTCGCCCCCAAGGTCGGGCAGCATCACCGATTGCAGGATGGTGTAGGACGGCGGGTTCGTGACATAGGTGTTGTCGGTGTGCCACGCGTCGGCGCCCTCGCCCTTGGGCGCGAGCTGATCGAGGACGGTCATCTCGGGATGCTCGGCGTGCTTGGGACCGAATGCGGCGATGTCGAGCTCACCCATCCGCCGGGCGAAGGCGAGATGGTCGGGTGGGCTGAGGTGCTG
This region of Acidimicrobiales bacterium genomic DNA includes:
- a CDS encoding transglutaminase family protein → MRLTISHSTTYRYSEPVRYGLQELRLRPSDEGTQSVVSWDVSLVGAEHQLSFEDHFGNQVELVALSPGATETTVTATGVVETVDTSAVGAKHVGHTPLWFYERSTPRTTVGHGVRQFCDLVRRGDDDIARFHDLSAAIRESVSYETGGSDMESTAESAIEAGAGVCQDHAHIFIAAARHLGYGARYVSGYLLIDDVIDQDATHAWAEVWVNGLGWLGFDVSNGISPDDRYVRVATGLEYRDAAPISGITSGAGDQSLEVELQVHDGSGQQETGQQGSVAQQ
- a CDS encoding proteasome-type protease: MQLDRGLVFMSDTRTNSGVDNISVFRKMHQWSVPGDRVITILSAGNLGTTQSVISLLEERTKVPEDRQPSILEVPTMFQVAELVGGLVRDTIARHLEGGQQAEAKFNATLIVGGQIAGMPPRLFLVYPEGNFIEASDDTPFMQIGETKYGRPILLRAYDPKMSFEDAVKLLLVSFDSTIKANLSVGAPLDVSVYETDSLEPRPILRIDGGDEYFRSISDRWGDALRRAFQSLPDFDFDGYR
- a CDS encoding transglutaminase family protein, whose product is MSLPVGEVTSLRPEGRIVSAHIEATIESRSTQALAIAVADGYSCDEQFDASVDGRPLPVEVVVTAHDGRVHLLRDAPPGRLVVDYQARVTGAAPAASVDDSQWLRYLRPSRYCESDRIGPFARSEFAGLSTEGLIAAVPSWVAARTRYVPGASRPTDGAVATLMAGEGVCRDFAHLTAALLRANDVAARVVSVYAPGLSPMDFHAVTEALVAGRWVVVDSTGLAPRQSLVRIATGADAADTAFLSTIGGRLDLTGMEVTAVADPDLPIDDLSMAEELR
- a CDS encoding SDR family oxidoreductase; its protein translation is MNIEQSPETSIMAGRRVLVVGASSGIGASTAKAVIAAGGEVTVSARREDALRRLVDEMGAGHVAVGDAAVRADAERVAATAAEAMGGIDLMVFVAGYGPLQKIADCDVDLWADVYKVNVGGANLAAGAALAHMDRNGICAFVSSRTVEDANPFFAAYSASKAALDQCIRVWRLEHPDRRFVRIVMGNTGPTDFANNMGDMELLGEALDEWGRHAIPGGMMDVDDVGTAMVSSLSVALAHPEIAATELKFDARPV
- a CDS encoding MBL fold metallo-hydrolase — encoded protein: MTTTWQIGDITVTAIVEMDLPIPFVGLLPTATPDVVSEETWLIPRWAVDDEHMHVRFQALVIESDGRRVVVDTCLGNDKSRPGFDIFDHRQSSFLADLAAAGLDPGTIDVVTCTHLHMDHVGWNTRWVDGAWVPTFPAARYLFSRVEYDHWLAECAGDHMHAMPFQDSVRPVIEAGLVDLVDPPCALASGVRLIPTIGHTPGHCSVEITSQGERAIITGDLAHNPIQLARPEIASSADTDQAGSTATRRAFVAETVGTDTLVIGTHFGAPSAGLLREVDGGVRLVVDD
- a CDS encoding Lrp/AsnC family transcriptional regulator — its product is MDELDDIDRQMIDELRRDGRVSVPVLAERLGIARATAYTRFDRLVDDGVIRGFAATVDPARLGLRMTALVMVDVAQDKWREAQTDLAAIDAVDWVGLATGQFDIVLRVRCADLDELRDVVLVQLHAVPAVRSAQTVVLLDEIDPGERRR
- the hppD gene encoding 4-hydroxyphenylpyruvate dioxygenase → MTATAHPTTAPAARLKGWDSIEMWVGNARATAGFLSAAYGFEITGYAGPETGLDDRASYLLEQGRIRLVVTAGLDPESEIWTHVREHGDGAHDLAFVVDDTEATYTAAVARGARSVREPYELEDDRGVLRLSAVATYGETKHTFVDRRDYSGHYCPGFTADGLPGASPGSPVGLARIDHVVGNVEKGRLDEWVSFYEDVMGFTQFRTFDESQIATKYSALRSTVVTNGDPTPGRSVVMPLNEPADGLKRSQIQEYLDTYRGPGVQHVAMATADIAGSIAALRERGVRFLEANDDYFDDVRTRLAHLELPWEELRRLGILVDDEPDGHLLQLFTEPVTDRPTLFFEIIQRGGAVGFGEGNFKALFESIEREQDRRGNLD
- the fahA gene encoding fumarylacetoacetase translates to MTEPFVIEVPDGSDFSRDNLPLGIGAPAGERDRAWVAVGDHAIDLGTVQRAGLLEGLGLPDGCFADDDLHRFLRSGPGVWHATRRRLAELAREPVDAGWVRLRSDLEMSLPIRPVDFVDFYSSLHHATNLGRLFRPDDEPLLPNWRHLPVGYHGRTGTLVPTDSVIARPHGLRLVDDSPVFGPSAALDIELEVGTVVGVGSALGTPVAIEDAADHLYGMCLVNDWSARDVQSFEYQPLGPFLGKSFATSVGPWLVSFEALEPYRVASPVQDPPVSDYLRTNEPWGFDLHLEVWIETAAMRAAGEPPVRLSEVGFADMYWSPAQHVAHMTVNGASTSTGDLFASGTVSGPSPGSHGSLIEMTANGVAPIELPDGSTRCFLEDGDRIILRGWAGGGDRPRVGFGELTGTIDSGER